A single region of the Vidua macroura isolate BioBank_ID:100142 chromosome 12, ASM2450914v1, whole genome shotgun sequence genome encodes:
- the WDR76 gene encoding WD repeat-containing protein 76: MALSQPGPPQPEEPSAHSRQQLQERSSPGPADSRSSPQERSSPGPADSRSSPQERSSPGPADSRSSPQERSSPGPAEPRSSHQERSSPDPAGSRSSPQESPPSGLSEPRSPPQESPPSGPAEPRSPPQESPPSGPAEPRSPPQESPPSGPAEPRSPPQESLPAGPAEPRSPPQESPPSGPAEHRPSAAPGPGRQLRVLLTPLPAAAWPRPQKRPLSPRAPASKRPCPEPEGSPGAPPGSPPGPSSAARGQDGLRDADSDLSDGGDAAPDGYSHLSAYERKRLKNITENAKFFAALKLHESAARLNQLTTKKQSRVTKRAKPKKVEDEPARRRSMRLLRVEPPLDIPLLDTFAQPEAKEYPQVPVGPLPMVPEHQVESSKQTEALLSTWMRISELKADDAERGTPDLKRYQESLSSMVLSEENIRKVVKARVCSMAIHPSESTILVAAGDTMGHVGLWNVSCGTEEGAHIFIPHNFHVNCMHFSPCNPAHLLSLSNDTLRCGDVTRAVFDEIFRSEEDFSCFDFLEENAFTAIVSHWAGPVAVVDRRTPGVSSELSVDIGFGRTRTVHVHPVNKQYFLAAGSVDVCVFDVRYLRNAKENKPLSSLTGHTRSVASAYFSPVTGNRVVTVCADDRLRVYDTTSLTSTVTLLSSIRHNNNTGRWLTRFRAIWDPKQEHCFLVGSMAQPRQIEVFQDTGKLLHSFCNVDCLGSVCSINVVHPSQNILVGGNSSGRLHVFK, encoded by the exons ATGGCGCTGTCCCAGCCCGGGCCGCCGCAGCCCGAGGAGCCGTCAGCGCACAGccggcagcagctgcag GAGCGCTCCTCGCCGGGCCCCGCCGACTCCCGTTCGTCCCCGCAGGAGCGCTCCTCGCCGGGCCCCGCCGACTCCCGTTCGTCCCCGCAGGAGCGCTCCTCGCCGGGCCCCGCCGACTCCCGTTCGTCCCCGCAGGAGCGCTCCTCGCCgggccccgccgagccccgtTCGTCTCACCAGGAGCGCTCCTCGCCGGACCCCGCCGGCTCTCGTTCGTCCCCGCAGGAGTCGCCCCCCTCGGGCCTTTCCGAGCCCCGTTCGCCCCCGCAGGAGTCGCCCCCCTCgggccccgccgagccccgtTCGCCCCCGCAGGAGTCGCCCCCCTCgggccccgccgagccccgtTCGCCCCCGCAGGAGTCGCCCCCCTCgggccccgccgagccccgtTCTCCCCCGCAGGAATCCCTCCCGGCgggccccgccgagccccgtTCTCCCCCGCAGGAGTCGCCCCCCTCGGGCCCCGCCGAGCACCGGCCGAGcgcggccccgggcccgggcCGGCAGCTGCGGGTGCTGCTGACGCCGCTGCCCGCGGCGGCCTGGCCGCGGCCCCAGAAGCGGCCGCTGAGCCCCCGCGCCCCGGCCAGCAAGAGGCCGTGCCCGGAGCCCGAGGGCAGCCCCGGAGCCCCGCCCGGCTCCCCGCCCGGGCCCAGCTCGGCTGCCCGCGGCCAGGACGGGCTGCGGGATGCGGACAGCGACCTCAGCGACGGGGGAGATGCGGCTCCG GATGGATACTCCCACCTATCAGCCTATGAAAGGAAAAGACTAAAGAACATCACAGAAAATGCTAAATTCTTTGCTGCTCTAAAGCTGCATGAG tCAGCTGCAAGGCTTAACCAGCTTACCACTAAAAAGCAATCTCGGGTCACTAAAAG GGCCAAGCCTAAAAAGGTGGAGGATGAGCCGGCCCGGCGGCGATCCATGCGCCTGCTCCGGGTGGAGCCACCGCTGGACATTCCGCTGCTGGACACGTTTGCCCAGCCAGAAGCAAAGGAATAT CCTCAGGTTCCAGTCGGACCTTTGCCCATGGTTCCAGAGCATCAGGTGGAGAGCAGTAAACAGACAGAGGCTTTACTGAGCACGTGGATGAGGATAAGTGAG CTGAAAGCGGATGATGCTGAGCGGGGCACACCTGACCTAAAGAG GTACCAGGAGAGCCTGAGCAGCATGGTGCTGAGCGAGGAGAACATCAGGAAGGTGGTGAAGGCCCGGGTGTGCTCCATGGCCATCCACCCTTCCGAAAGCACCATCCTTGTGGCAGCTGGAGACACCATGGGGCATGTTGGCCTCTGGAATGTG agctgtgggactgAGGAAGGAGCCCACATCTTCATCCCCCACAACTTCCATGTCAACTGCATGCACTTCTCTCCCTGCAACCCTGCTCACTTGCTGTCCCTCAGCAATGACACTCTGCGCTGCGGCGATGTCACCAGGGCTGTCTTTGATGAG ATCTTCAGGAGTGAGGAGGACTTCTCCTGCTTCGACTTCCTGGAAGAGAATGCCTTCACTGCCATAGTGAGTCACTGGGCCGGGCCCGTGGCCGTTGTGGACAGACGGACGCCGGGGGTGTCCTCGGAGCTCTCTGTGGACATTGGCTTCGGGAGGACACGGACAGTCCACGTGCACCCCGTGAACAAACAGTATTTCCTGGCTGCTGGCTCCGT GGACGTTTGTGTTTTTGATGTTCGGTACCTTCGGAACGCCAAGGAGAACAAGCCCCTGAGCTCTCTGACAGGACACACCAGAAGTGTGGCCTCAGCCTATTTCTCACCTGTCACTGGTAACAGGGTGGTGACAGTGTGTGCTGATGACCGGCTGAG GGTCTACGACACCACGTCCTTGACATCCACTGTCACACTGCTCAGCTCCATCAG GCACAACAACAACACGGGCCGCTGGCTGACCCGCTTCAGGGCCATCTGGGACCCCAAGCAGGAGCACTGCTTCCTGGTGGGCAGcatggcacagcccaggcagatCGAGGTCTTCCAGGACACCGGGAAGCTGCTGCACTCCTTCTGCAACGTGGACTGCCTCGGCTCCGTGTGCTCCATCAACGTCGTCCACCCCAGCCAGAACATCCTGGTGGGAGGCAACTCCAGTGGCCGCCTCCACGTGTTCAAATAG